A region of the Cryptococcus neoformans var. neoformans B-3501A chromosome 6, whole genome shotgun sequence genome:
TTTCCGTTACAAAGATAATGGAAGTTAAGTGTTGGGAGGCAAGTTCTCCGATTTTGTGAATACTTTGTAATCATTAGTGGCGAAATCAAGTTGAGTCTTGTATTCGATCGGATCGAGTGATAAATGAATTGGATTATGCTCGCCCCCTTGCTCAGCGTATTCGCCATGTGGAAGGACCTCGTATGTGAAAAGGTCTTGCTGGCTGGACTTCTCGTATGCCTCTTGAGCGGCTCGGCTGTTATAATCTAGTAGGACGCCGGTGACGTAGTCGTTCGTGGACTTTCCAAACACAGACGGGGTCGTCCCCACCAGGCTTCTTGAGCCAGTGtttttcttccattttGTCTCCCAGCTGTGATATAGAGGAGCTCATTTCCTCTTTACCAATTGAAGCCCAGTCCCTGAGGAACTCGTTGGCTGTTTGGGTGCTAAGAGCAGTCTGTTCGTTGGAGATTTCAGCGTAAAACAGCGCCGCATCCATACAGGCCCGAACCCGTCATGTGACccaacctcttccatcaaacAAGGGAAGAGCACTCTCTAATGGATGGGTAGTAAGGAGAAGATATCGTTTGCCGATGGCATAACTGCTTCTATCTGTTGAGTTCTCGGAACCCGTTATACTCGAGAAAAGGATGCCAGGCTTGACTGAGCACTGTACAATACTGGTACAGTGGAAGACGACATAGCTGTTAGGTCGATGATAGCTAATGAGGGACAACGAAGGCGAAAAACGTGGCTGCTGCCCAAAGGGGGGATGGTAGATGTATCCCATATGCTCACAATTTGGATTGTTTATAATAGTACACCGCATCCATTATATTCACCATAATAATCTTTCCTTTGACTGGCAGGATTAGCTGTTAGTCGTCGAAGAATTTAGTACAGCTTCTGAGGGCTTAATGACTTCTCTTTTCGCCTGATAACCCCGCGCATGACGTTTGGTTTAGTGATTGAAGTTCCCCCGAGTGCCGGAACCGTATTCACCAGCAACATGCCAGCGGTACCGGTGATCATCCCCACGCTTGTGAAGGCCGCACGCAGACCATCATCAAGACCAGCAAAAGTACTATTGACATTAACATCAACATTTACAACGAAATTGACATTGACACTGACATGCTAGCTGATTTGAAAACACCCTGAAAGCGGGGTAAGGTAGAAGAGGCGCGACAATTGAAAAGTCATACATTTCGAAGGCAATTCCATTCCCTAATAGGCTGCCGCTGGGTATCGACGCAAAAGTGGTTGCAGGAAGTATTGGCACGGTAGCTGCAGGGTTTAGATGTCAGCCAGACATAGTAACCAAGTACAGTGATTATCACTATAGTCGTAGATTAAGTGGTGGCAGAACTTGGGCGTAGCAACAATGGAGAGCAATTGGCGTAAAAATAAACATGATGTTTGTTGAAAGGTAAGGGGGAAAGCACTCTTCCCGTCATTATTGGTGTAAGCTTGTCCTATTATCCCCCCTAATCAGTGACAGATCGTTTAACCCGGAACATATCCTGTCGGACTATGACAAATATTGAAATACAGTTTTGCAACACCACCGGTAAGAGTCAAGAACGGACGTAAAAAGGACTTCAAATATGTCAGCATACAAAATAGATCTGCATTAcacaaacaaaaagacTGCTAACAACTTGCCGAGCCACGTTACAATCTCCAAATCATCTCCGGTAGACTTTTCACGCGTCTTAGCGAAATCTTTTCCCTCCTAAAATCTTCACCAGTGAATGAACACATTGTCCATTGGTCCCAAAAGTCTCCTGCACCATGTCTATAGCAGCAGGCCTTGTCATGCATTGTCGGGTCCAATTCCGACGATTCATCTGATAAGGGACTGGCTGTCGAGCGCCTTTTAGATTTGGGCATCGCCGAATCATCTGATCCATTTGaacttgaagatgacggaTCAGAAAACTGGCTGACCTGCCCTTGTCCATCTTTTTCTAGGGTGATTGAGCTTTGCATAACAGCATTGAGCGGTATTGGAAACCTCCAAGCCCTATTCGCCCATTGGGGACTTGCATCCaaaagagaagatttggaagaggatcgAAAAGTAGTAGAGGAGACGGACGCTCCTGACCGCTGGTATGATAAACCGCGACTGACCGAGAAAGATGCTGTTCCTGGAGAACGGCGAGGTCTGATAGGAGGCATTTCTAGATTGATATTGATTTTGGTAGATAAAGTATAGTCGATTTGTTGACGCCGCAAAGTACTCTCGCCTGTCAGCTTCGCTTGTATTAAACCTTCCGATGTTTTCATCCCCTCCAACTCTTCGTCATTTGACGTCTTTCTGCGCACCGTTAAGAATAGATGCTTAAGCTTGTCGCTTAATCGGCGAGCGTGGCCTTTACTAAATTCGACTGTATCAACAGATTGTGGGATATGTCGTGCGAAGAGCGGTTGTTCGGGACTAAGAGGTGTGTCTGATCCACAGACGATGAACGTTTCTCGATGCATGTGCGTCCTCCTAGTTTGTTCTGTCGCatgctgctgctggaggaTATATGAAGGCGCTGCGACCGGAGCTGTTCTGCAAAATAGCGAAAGATTCGGATGGTTGAAAGCCAGCGGCTGATGTATTTGTAAGGGTTTGGAGGCAGGCAGAGATGTGTCAACTTTAAGATGAGGATAAGGAGACCGGAAGTTAGGACCTGGGTGAGATTTCGTGTGCGAATgatggggagaaggatgagatggacgCCCAACGGGGCGAGTCACAATGTTGAAGGGGGCGGCAAACGGGTGATCAGGGGGAAGCGAAGCCGCTAAATTTTGAGAGTCTTGAGATACTACCATCATAAGGAGCGCCCTTTCACGGTACGTTGGTGCACAGAGATGATGTTGCAGCCTTTGGTATGCAGAACATGAGGACCGAGTCGGATATGTATCATAATGGAGTTGTTTGACGTCTGCTTTGCTTTTCGTATAGCCGAATGGCAGAGCGCGATCACAAATAGAAACGTTTGACATCTAGACATCCTTTGACGGTGTATGATAGGGCACCGAGAAGATTGCTGGAGGTGACACATGTAGACCTCTCGCGTGACAGAGTTCGCTCTCAAAGGACTGTACCTAAACGATGATTTTGGTGCGTTACAGATGGTCGTCAATCTTTGTCAACAAGAAGATAATGTACGAAAGATAGGTCAATTTGGCTCCTTTATGGCATAGAAAAGTTTTACAGATAGTGTGGACTCGGACTCAGTAATCAGCCCAATCTGGTCGCCATGTGCGGTCGTAAGCCACCAGCTTTGGTTGAAATGCGGCAATGAACTGTCGAAGCCTTACAATCAATACACGATCCAAGTCACATAGACGCAAGACGCACCTCCATCCCAGTCTCTCCTAGTCCAACACCTTCCGCTCCTCCTGCGGGACCAGCAAACATATCTCCCTCCGCAAAGAGGCCCGTCAGACTCCAAGACTGAAACCTCCTGATCAAAGCGCACACTAGAGTGCAACTTCCTTTGCCAGTATCATCATGGACCAGCAGAGGATAATTTCTCTTGTCCAACAGGACCTTCAGTAGAGCCTCCATGCGTTCCTGTCCTTCTGGGGTGTACAAGTCGGATTCATTGCTGAAGTCAAAGCGGTACAGTTCGAGATTTTGCGACTGAACGAAGTCGAGCGAGTCTTGCCGGTAAGGATCAGATCCTTCGACATAGATGATGCCCTTGAGGTTGAGCCTTttgagaaaagggaagttTTTGCGGTTGGGATGTCCTGAACGGTATATGCCTGGAGCAACAAGCGAGAAGTTGATGGGCGGAACAACCACTGATGGACCGTCGTCAACCATTGTTACCCCAGGAATCACCCTAGTTGGCATCGTGCCGGTCTCTTTAGCGATGGCGTTTTAGTTGCGAGAGGACTGCTCGGAGAACCTGATAGAATATTGAGAATAAATGGCAAATGATATGGAATGGTGAATGCTCGTGGGGGCTGAGTGTtttgaaaagaaaggaaaaagaacgaAGGACTGATAATATATGCGTTAGAACCGGAAGCTGATGGCAAAATATAAGTATTTTTGAAAGTAGAACCTGACTATGTCCAGTATCAACAGAGTATCAACCTGGGCTTGTGTTGCAGTGGTAGCATTCTAGACTTCGAGGTCGTGAACTGGAGTTTATCTAGCGGTCGCGGGTTCAAATCCCGTCGAGCCTTCGTTattttttgctttttttttgccgAAGGCTTTCCTCAACAAGCGGACGCGTCGCGCGTTTTCATTTTTACTCCACTTGTTGTATCACCATTTTGATTTCCCTTGCGCAacttttccccttctcctctaATTCTCTCCGAGGTTCAATATggacgaagacgaagatATTGCTGCTATCGATGCCAAGATAGCCAAGTtgatggcgaagaaggcggagaaggcggcgatgaaagaaaaagagcGACTTGCTCTAGAGCAAGAGGAAGCACATGTTCTTGTCCAAGCCACGCCTACGAAGAATGGTAAGAGGACACCTTCCGCTAGCTAAATAACTGACAAATGATCACAGAGCGAAAGAAGTCTGattctctttttcaagCACCTTCTCAACCCAAATTCGTCTCCgcctcatctcttcttccacgtGAGCGAAAGCCGGCCCAAGAGCTACAACCGTTACCTATCGTACCGTCTACCATGGCCGCCAAGATGGCCGCTCTCAAGCAGCGTTCAAATTATGTAAAATCCTCTCGACAAACttcagcctcttcctcagcgTCTGCGAGCAACAGTTCACGTCTAAGTTCAAAGCCTTCGTCATGTCGTCCTGACAAGTTAAAATGCGAACAATCTCGGAGTCCTTCGCTAGAGGTAGAAGATAAGAAACCGGTGATtagaagagatgaagaagatagcACAATCATTGAGGAACTGGAGCTAGGACCGAAGCAGTTTGGACCGGATCCTGAAGGCCAAGATGAGTGGCTCAGCGTGGAACCAAACTCAAACATCCGTCTAAAGTAAGTCAAAGCGAGTCAGTGATGTTTTTCGTAAGCTAAGTCGCCTCTTTAGAAAACGTGTCATGCCTCATGCAGATCTTCAGGAATTCCTGACAGGCCGATATTATCTACCTCCGTCAAAATTGTACTCTGTTGTCCGCCTTTCTCGTGATGGAACGTCATATGACGTTCCAGTCGACGATGAATGGGTCACCATAGCAGTAGTCGCACAAAGAGGCCCAATCAGGATTAGCGGCATGAAGGAGAAACGGGTGGGAAGTGATCGGGaagataataataatgataGTGATAATGACGATagcgaggatgaggcgGGTTATTCCGACTCTGATGATCAGGACGGGGAGGGCAGTGGTGATATTAAGGAACTGATTGGCGAAAAAGGAAGGTCTTCTGAAAGACCGAAGATtacgaagaaaaagaaggtcAAAGAAAATTCAAACAAAGATGACTGGAAAAAGCATCGTGAACCTCGAAAATATATCAACTTCACACTCTGCGCCATGCCTCACCGCAGCAACAATGCTTCCACTCCCACTGGCGAcgccctccttcatctgttACTTTTTGAAGCTGACCATTTTGTACGTGTAGAGCACGGGAATGGCGAGGTGACCAAATCGTATCGAGGAGGTTCGGGAGGCGCTTACGAAAAGTGGTGCAACCTGGGTGAGGGCAGCGTGATTGCCATATTAAACCCTCGCATCTGGCGTAATCTCAAGGTATGTGCGTTCGTTTACCTTGTATCTGACGTATGGAATTGATCTAAATCTAGGGCCAACATGCCAAACCGCATCCTATGGAGTTTCCTTTGGGTTTGAATCCCGTCTCTGATGATTCGATTGTTGTCATCGGCCAAGCGCGAGACCTAGGGCACTGCACGGCAGTCCAAAGGGATGGAAACCGATGCAAATCTTGGGTTGATCTGTGGGTGATGCCTCAGATTTCGGTGGATAGACTGACTTTTATATTAGGCGACAGAATCCGATTTGCGAATATCATGTTCATGCTGCTGTCAGGAAGAACAAATCGGGCAGAGGCGAGTTCACAGCTAGGTATGTTGGATTCAATTTACCGCTGGGAACTCGCATGGTAGACTAACTGCCGGCATACAGTACCAATTCTTTTGCATTAGTCAATGGCACGCGAAGTGCGAAATTAGGCAATAGGAAAGGCCTTCTACCACCTGCAGGTGCGAGACCCACTCCACGTGGCCCTGACAACGGCGGTGGAGGCGCAACATACATTGTCGGCGGAGGCGTAATTAACACTGGCCCATTCGGTGACGAAAACATTGCCGGCCGGATTGGCAGGAGTCGTgcggaaaagaagaagaggagacaagagaagaaggaggcagaGAAGGAGTTTCAGATGCTGtatgaaagggaaaggggaacAGGTGGAGGAACGACGGGGGGGATGTATCTGGAGGCTTTGAAGCGGAAACacaagaaagaggagagctcgtcagaggaggatgaagatgagcagGAAAGAAAGCCTGTGTTTTCGGCGGAGGCAATCAAGAGGATTGGATATGATCCGTCGGCGAAGAAAGGGCAGTTTAGTAAAGAGGAGGGCCAGAAGCGGGTAAGCGCATCATCCAGACGCTCGTCCGAAATTCATTTGGCTGATAACGTTATACAGCTGGGAACCATTGCAACTCTCGAGGAATTGAGTACAGGGTGCCGTATGGAGCGTGCTGCCAAGCGCCtaaaagaaggaaagctCGCTGCCAAAACACTACCACCAAAAGGACAAAGCACCCCATTGTTGCAGGACACCTCAAACCCTTCGCAGCCCCGACATATCGATACTCTTACAACTGCCGGACGGAACAAGGATAATGGCAAGGTAAATGTGGATCTGTTAAACATCGGAAAACAGCCGCATGTCCCGAAGATCCGTCTTCCTAG
Encoded here:
- a CDS encoding hypothetical protein (HMMPfam hit to Y_phosphatase2, Tyrosine phosphatase family, score: 106.7, E(): 5.7e-29); amino-acid sequence: MPTRVIPGVTMVDDGPSVVVPPINFSLVAPGIYRSGHPNRKNFPFLKRLNLKGIIYVEGSDPYRQDSLDFVQSQNLELYRFDFSNESDLYTPEGQERMEALLKVLLDKRNYPLLVHDDTGKGSCTLVCALIRRFQSWSLTGLFAEGDMFAGPAGGAEGVGLGETGMEFIAAFQPKLVAYDRTWRPDWADY